In Panicum virgatum strain AP13 chromosome 5K, P.virgatum_v5, whole genome shotgun sequence, the genomic window ccagtgccgtaggcttcccgcactatGCGGGGtgtggggaagggttgtttttaagccccaagccgtacccacacaaatgtgcagaggctggggctcgaacccgggaccttccggttacagacggtaggctctaccgccaTTAGAATAAGCAAAGGGCTTAAAAAGCAAGACAACAAGATTGCCTATCTTTGATAACTGGCCAAAGTTCTAAATCAGGGTATTGAACTGGCATCCTGTAGAGGATAAAATAATGCTTAAATGTCTAACTTTAACTTAGTGCTACTTTATTGTCCTTAAAACAGTGAGTTTAACTTAAAAGTTAACTTAAAACGGTTCAAGTTCAATGTAATTGCTTTCAGttagaaaaattatataaatagaCTTAAAAGGATATGCTGTTTTGGGATTACTTGCTGGAAAAGTAGGGCTGAAGGAACATCAATAGTACAAAGATGTTAGTTATCCTCGAGCTAAGTGCCTTGTTTCAGATAGTGTAGTATACTATTCCTAGGTGTGGATTGTAAATCTTGCTGATGAAAACATAATCATATATAGTAAGGGACAGAAACAAAATCTTTTACTTCTGTTATGTCGTCTTGCTTAACTGATAGACTGAAGAATAGTATCAATGTCAGAATAAATTCACCAGTGGCGCACCAAACATGTGAATGCCTGATTTTAAATTAGTATTTTCCCTGATAATATTAGCAAGCTGTAGATACATTTGCTTCGTTTTTGTTGATGATGTTGCTACAGGAGGATCTAGGAGCTTCAGAGTGATGAAATCCTTCAGCCAGCAGGCAGGGATCCAAGGTGGACTGGGCACAGCTTTTCCTTCTCATGCCACCTTCCCTCATTATGCCATCCCACAAGGCCTCCCCTACCATGTCTATgggtactctctctctctctctctctacacatACAGACACATGTTGTCAGGAGTCGGGACCCTATGAAACTTGAAAGTAATGAGAGAGGGCGCCTCAGTGtatcacatgcatgcatgacgtGCATTGTGACAAGCCACCTTGGTCAATGGTGAATGGGCATGCAAGCTTTTATCTTGCATgcctctactctctctctcgcgcgcgcgcgtgcgcacaCAAGCATAAAGTGGCCACGCGTGCTCTAGTGACACATGATAGCAGACCACTCCCTCTCTCCacacatgagagagagagagagagatcaacTAGCAGCCTCTAACACATTAGAATTGGACAAAATTGCATAATTAGTTTGTACGACCAAAACTAATATCCCCTGCTATCTTTCACTCTGCAGGTACTCTCCCTATACTCCAGACTACGGCTATCCAACAGTAAGTACCCAATTACATTGGTAATAAGCTCTATTTAATTCACCAGCAGTACACAAAATggttatttttatatatttctCTTTCATTAATTTGTGGACTTGCCCGCCAACCACCATAAGTGCATCAGAAGTATTTCATCATTCAAAATTATGATAGGACACACCATGCATGGAAAATTGCAGTGTATAAAATTTTCTGGATATAACACAAAATACCACGCCAGAAAATTAAATGCATATAGCATGCAAATTACCAGTACCTTTTTTAAGACATTTACCAAACATTTTGTCTTCTGCGACCTTTCAAACTGAAACTTGAGATTGGCATTCAGGTCCTGTCCTTAATGTATGATTGCTTCATTTATGCTAGAAACAAGTCCTGTAGGTCTAAAAAAATGACAGTTAGCATGCATCTTTTCTTAAAATATAACAGCATCAGATGATATGGGCATATGGCTATACCATAGAAAGTTACCCTTTGCATCTTCATGTTATATTtgttgatgatagaaagttACTGAAACTCTTTTTTACCATGTTCAAGCAAAAAAGGGCACATAGGCTATTAATTCTGTGCTTTCCAATATAAACTGGAAATATAATGGCAATTGAGTGAATTTTTCGCCTCTTTATGGGCTGTACATTGGTACTGGAAAATCTAAAGCACAACCATTTTTATTTTGCTGCCGGCAAAGGTTTTATTTACCCTTTTCTTCTGGAGATATGTCAAAATTAAGGCATGTATATTGGAGCACGGCTAGAGAACTTCCCAATTAGTTTTCTTTCCAATGGAAGATCATTGTTAGCAAGAGCAAACTGCATAGCTGCTCCTAAAAAGATTCACCTTCTACCTATCTGTCCTGCATACCGACAATATTATGCACTGCCAACATCTAAGGTAGCCTTTCAAAATCATTTACTTCAGGTTTGAGACCTGAGGAAATACGTATTGTCATGTAGAGCAAAATATCTGTTCGTGAATTGCTTTTCAATCTCTTAAAATGCATACCCTCTATATGAAGCAACACAGTGCTGAAAACGTAGCGGTTTCTGGTCCTAGCAACTTCTATCTTACCCAGCCACACATAGTATGGGGCCCTAGTTTGTCCATTCTAGTCAGCGGACCCACTGTTAAGCAAATAAACTGTAACAAGCAAAGCCAGACTCCCACCGGGAGTACTGTAAGGAAGCATATCTTAAAGTAGAGAAGATGGTTTTACACAGTGATTATTGTAGCAAGCATCAGACAATTAAGCTTTCTAAAACATCATGTACTTACGTGTGGAGAGAGTGGTAGATAACAGAATTTATGATCATGAGCATAAAGACCTAAATGTTTCTATTTTCTGTTAAATAGAACTTCTACAATATCTATGGAGGGGCCCAGTACCCATTttatggaggaggagcagctggCATGGTGACTGGAACAAGTCCCTTTTATCCATATTTCCAGTTTGGGCAGTCAGGAAACACTACAACCAACTACACATCTGGACAAGGCTACAACTTGCAATACCCACATATGTTCCACTTCTCTACTGTATCATCTACAGCTGCAGCTGTGACGGGCTTTGCTCAGCAGTTTGGAGGACCATTGTCACTAGCAGCGAGCCCTCAAGCCCAAGCAGGTATTTCTAGCTATTCTTGATATCCACTTAGAAACATTTTAAAAAGACTCTCAAACCCACTAGTGCATTTCATCCTAGCTTAGTGCAGTAAATGCAAATTCTAAACTTCAGTACACACATTGTTTTATTAATCTTTTTTGAAAAGACACATTGTTCAGTACACACATTGTTCTATTAATCTACTAGCATTGATTTGTCAATCTGTCAGGTTACAGTACCCTAATGTAAACCAGTGTGCATGCATTGAAAACAGTAGAAAGTATGATCATAACTTCATTAGTACACCTGCATTAGTTTTCTAAGAACTCACTTACCATTTTCTCAGGTTTAGTTGaaatttttctttcttctcaGTTGTACTAATATCTTGACAGTGTGTGTCCCCATTAAACAGGCATGACTATGGCACTCACAGCTCCAACACTGCCAACTCCAACTCAGGCTGCTCATCCTTACCGGCTGATTCCCTCACACtttgcggtgtctgctgctccAGAGCAACCCTTGGCCTAACCATGGTCTCCCTTCCCACTGTCGCTGTCTTGTTCTCGTTTCCAAAGTGTTGAGTCCATGCATCCATCTCTAACACCAAAAGGCACTATTGTGGATCCTGTTCATCAGTCAAAGTGCTCACCTCCATATCCCACATAATTATGTGGTGATTGGAAATTAGCTTTAGCCCCAGGATGGGCTCAAAGCTTCATGCCCCAAGGACGGGGTGCACTAACAGACAAGCATAAACCCCAACCATTCTAACAACAGTCCAAGGAAGGACTTCATCTGGGAGAGTTAGTTTCAGCCCAGCAAGACAAGGCTGTAGCTAAAGAAACTCTATCAGTCAAGCATGACCCGGGGAGGGTTACTTCATGATGATACTAGTCAAATTGGACAAGAATGACAACTAAACAATTGACTGAGCTAGCATGCCACTCCCACATATAATCAGTAGAATCCCAACTGTATCTAGCTTAGGCATGGTGCTTCAGGGTGAAGCATGAACCATTTAGTGTTTCTAATTTAGTCTTGGTGTTACCTAGAGCAAATGGATTTGACATATAACCAGTGACTACTTGTGGTAACCAACCGCTCACTTTTCCTATGCAAATGATTAGATGTACCAACTAACAGTTCAAATGATCTTTCAGTTGATAGCTTgcatctaggtggtcaaggctCTAAGGAGAGCCTGTGCCCCTAATCAGAGACAGGTTCAGAGTAGTGCTAATGTTTGTTTTTAGCACTTGGCACTACCTCCTGTCGTTCCAAACACAGTATTGGGTGCTCCAAAGAAGGCTTTGGGGTAGCCAAACACTACTGTGTAACTCATTAACACAATGGACCCATGGATAAATTTTTATTGTCTTGGGTCACCCGCTCATGTAGATGTCATTACTTCTCGGTGTTACTACCATGGTTAGGTCCAGGTCTCCACACCCAccccctcccttccccttcTATGTGCGCAGCGCAGAGACCTTGCTATTAATCTACTATTCCCAGGCATGGTTGTTGTATTAATAAAGTAGCACTATGCTACTTGTAGGACATGAACCATTTCTTATTTTCATGTGTACTTAATATCCTACCCATTTCAATTCAGTAGCTGGTACGTTATTTCCAACCATTGTAGTACTATATAATGTTGTTTGAAATATGTCCAGTGTGTTGCACATTTCTTAGTCACCGCTTTTCAATTGCATATGTTCCAGTTGAAAGTAAAATTACATCTGTAAAAGTATGCCTTTGTAAGCATTAACTTCATGAGAACCTTGAGATAACACCCCCACCCAGTAGTATGCTATCCCTTATTTGCCATCGATGTATCAGCGAGACAAGGGGCCCACCTGTGTCACTGACTGTTATGGTAAATGGGCTGACCTAGGCCCACGAGTACTGTAGCGCGTGCGTGAACAGTGCCGGGTCATATTTGATTAGGTTAATTTGgtttattaggaaagagataatagattgattcggttagtatattgcttaggggtcaagtcagTCGTCTCTATAAAAAAGACTATCATGTATCAGTTAGAGGGAAGCAAGAAGAACCCTAAAAGTAGTCAGAGCCTCCAAGGGAGGGCGACGAACAGGTTCTTCGTGCTATCCCTAGATCTACCATAACATTTGGTATTCAGAGCCTTAGATCCTGCGACCCCTGCCATCACCaatttcccccccccccctgcgcattagattgatttcactccaaaaaaaaatctcaccCAATCCCACCCCAGATTGCATCTGTTCGCCCATCTCTTGCCGATCATGGGTGAACCCATCACCAGAGCTGACCTTCAAGCCGGGGTTGACAAGATCCTCGCTGCGATCGAGTCTGTCATCGCATCCATCTCGACGTCACCCACGACGACGGCACCAGCGACAGCTGCACCAGCATCAGCGCAATCTCAGGCGCCTACACCACTTCCTGCATCGGCACTTTCACCGGTGCCGGAGACAGCGTTGGCTACATCTGCATTTGCAACAGCAACATCCTCTGCCTCGACTTCGGCCCCAATGATTGCGGCAGCAACATCATCCATCACCTCGACGGCCGCGGCACCTTCACCGCCAACCACCTCGCCAGCAGCACCAACGCCACCGCCGGCCCAGCCACCGACGACACCagctgcgccgcccgccgtcgtcgATCCGCTCGTGGAAGGGGAGAAGCGGCCACTGCCAGTCAAGGATCCGTCACCGCCGGCCCGTCGCCGCCTGTCGAGGCCGCTCTTGTCGGCGCGGATCTTCGCCGGCGGCATCTCCGCCCGCTATGGATCCGGTTGCCCCGCCCGTCGCGGTGCCGTCAGCACTCCTCGGGCCGTCCGTCGAGATGGCCATCCTCCATCACGGTGGATCCATCCCCGCCCATCGCGCCCCCGTCCACGGCTGTCCGTGCCTATCCGCGTCCGTCGCGCGGCACCAGTCCGCCCCGTCCGCGCTCCCCCATCGCGCGGCCCATGTCCGCGCGCCTCCATCCGCGGCCGGCCGCGCTCAGTCCGCGCGCCTCCGTCCGCGACCGCTCGCACGCCAACAGCTCTGACGGCGGCGGtagaagcagcagcagaggcgcATCGACACCCCGCGAGGCGCCATGGCACGCCAGCAGCTGCAGGTGCTGGTCGTCCCCGAGCTGCTCGGCTGCATCTACTACACCGACATCGCCAGGCCCGACCACGGCATGCTGCCGTCcaacgccgccgcagccgtGAACGGCGTCGTGTTCTGCGGCGCGCTCGCCGGGCAGTTCTTCCTCGGCTAGCTCAGCGACAGGCTTGGCCGCACAAGCAGGTCAGTGCTGCTCATGGCCATCTGCTCCCTCGCATCGGGCTCACGTTTAGGAGCTCCCCCGCCGGCGTCATTGCCATCCTCGGCTTCTTCcgcttctggctcggcttcggCATCGGCGGCGACTACCCGTTCAGCACCACCATCACGAACATCACGTTACTCGCCCAGCACATCAAGCAGGCAGCCGCCGAGATCCAGATGGACATCTTCATCAACAACAGGCTACTTCAATCCTCCGCCTTTACTCTGAGCACTAttgcagctcgaggacgagctgtctTCGAGGGGTGGAGAAGTGTTATGGTAAATGGGCCGACCTATGCCCACGAGTACTGTAGCGCGTGCGTGAACAGTGCCGGATCATATTTGATTAGGTTCATTTGgtttattaggaaagagataagatagattgattcggttaggatattgcttaggggtcaagtcagTCGTCTCTATAAAAGAGACTATCATGTATCAGTTAGAGGCAAGCAAGAACCCTAAAAGTAGTCAGAGCCTCCAAGGGAGGGCGACGAACAGGTTCTTCGTGCTATCCCTAGATCTACCATAACACTGACAGTGGCAAACAAGGGATTGAATGAAATTGCAATGGCAGCAAAGAGATTTACCCTCAATATGAAGAATTGCAGACGAAGATAACAACCAGCTTGTGATAACTAAATTCCCAGCAAACCTGTATCATGACAGTTTAGACCAGTCAGTAGTTGGACATCCTAGTTAAATACTTTAATATGGCATCATCAGTGTGACACTACGAAAAAAACTtgccctccttttctttttggtaGGGACATGATCGATAGCTTCAGTAAAGATTAAACAAAAACATAAGCAGTGCAGCATTTAGAAGAGACTTGAAAGACTGGAGTATACCTAGGGATTTGTccttggataggagtgcttggaaaGCCGCGATTCACGTGCCAGAACCATGAATAATGGTCTTTGTTGGGTTtcaactctagcctaccccaacttgcttgggattaaaaggctttgttgatgttgatgttgataAGCAATGCAGCATTTGACCTAATAATCCTGTGAAGTCATTGGTTATTTCACATAGGTGGAAAGACTTACCCAGTAATCTTGAAGATGAGAACACATTGGTATTGGAGCAATCACTAACACAGAAAATGTTTCATCCAATGTGATACCTACTGGCACTCATGCACATGGATTATCCAGTTAAGAATAATGAAAATAAGAAAACAGAGCTATCAAGGTTTCATGAACATGGACTCAGAGATTTAGATGTTGGAACAAGGCACTAAATACAGTTCagaccattagttgcattggtAGCTTACATATAGTCTCCCCAAAACGACAACCTAAGCTTCAAGCATTTATAAGTTCACGTCCCTTATAAGAAAGAGAAGCATGTCCAGTGCAAATGGATAGCCCTTTAAGGGACAACAGTCCGCATATGACGAAAGTGGAAGTATACCAGTTCACATCCCTCATAAGACGAACACTAACATTAGTCATCTATGACATATCTTCATGGTAGAGATGAAGTCCAAGACCAAGACGCGCACAAGCACGACGAAAAGCCATAGCTTCTGCCTTTTGTACGGGATCGCCATAGCTTGTATCATCAACAGAAGCAGTTCCAGTAGCCTCTCTGTAGATCtgattgaaaaaaaatagagagagcAGGCAATATTGTCAAGGCATTTTTTTATGTTAGACCTAGTCATATATCATAAATAAACAAAACTACCTGCGCTTAAAACAGCATAACACAGAGAAAACATTGCCAACTAGTTAACAGTCACCGTTATCGGATAATGCAGTACAACAACACTGAGATGAACTTAAAATAATAATGGAAAACTGAGGATCCTCATTTTGTCATACATAAGTACACAATCTTATCTATTTATATGTTTCTCCAGCTGTCCGGCATATTGACTATGTTTGCTTATGTACTAGAACAAAAAGACTGTATCATCCAAAAATGGGTC contains:
- the LOC120708847 gene encoding RNA-binding protein 24-B-like isoform X2, with protein sequence MSPPSVMGQFGDTTYTKVFVGGLAWETQKETMRKYFEQFGEILEAVVITDKNTGRSKGYGFVTFRDPDAAMRACVDPAPVIDGRRANCNLASLGVQRSRPPTPQHGGSRSFRVMKSFSQQAGIQGGLGTAFPSHATFPHYAIPQGLPYHVYGYSPYTPDYGYPTNFYNIYGGAQYPFYGGGAAGMVTGTSPFYPYFQFGQSGNTTTNYTSGQGYNLQYPHMFHFSTVSSTAAAVTGFAQQFGGPLSLAASPQAQAVCVPIKQA
- the LOC120708847 gene encoding RNA-binding protein 24-B-like isoform X1; this encodes MSPPSVMGQFGDTTYTKVFVGGLAWETQKETMRKYFEQFGEILEAVVITDKNTGRSKGYGFVTFRDPDAAMRACVDPAPVIDGRRANCNLASLGVQRSRPPTPQHGGSRSFRVMKSFSQQAGIQGGLGTAFPSHATFPHYAIPQGLPYHVYGYSPYTPDYGYPTNFYNIYGGAQYPFYGGGAAGMVTGTSPFYPYFQFGQSGNTTTNYTSGQGYNLQYPHMFHFSTVSSTAAAVTGFAQQFGGPLSLAASPQAQAGMTMALTAPTLPTPTQAAHPYRLIPSHFAVSAAPEQPLA